The Drosophila biarmipes strain raj3 unplaced genomic scaffold, RU_DBia_V1.1 ptg000009l, whole genome shotgun sequence genome segment gtgttgtgacgctgatcaagaatatatatactttatggggtcggaaacgtctccttcagtgcgttgcaaacttctgactgaaatcgtcataccctctgcaagggtgtaaaaattgtatcttcggtgttttttaacatattactttctaagcttggaaataacattgatTAATTAAAtctgaatttcgtattaaattttatcaaaatcggacgactatatcatatagctgccatagaaacgatcggaaaatttgttggaaaagatgtaaaaattatatccttggtgtttcttagcatataacttccaacacttggaaataacattttttaatttttttgaatttcgaattaaattgtatctaagtagaacgactatatcatatagctactATAGAAACGATCGTATAATTTGTTGGAAAAGATAACAAAATGATatcttttgctttttttttagcatataacttcctTCACGtggagataacatttttatacccttgcagagggtataatgatttcagtcagaagtatatatattcttgatcagcgtcactagatgagtggatctagccatgtccgcccgtccgtctgtccgtccatttgtacgcaaactagtctcttagttttaaagctatcgggctaaaactttttcaaaagtcttctttcttttgcaagTAGTACAGaaccaacattttttaattggttttgaatttcgaaatacattttatcaaaatcggatgactatatcatataggttCCATAGAAACGTtcagaaaattagttggaaaatatgaaaaaattatatctttggtgtatTTTATcatgtaaccttctaagcttgaaaatatcctttttctaatttttaaaaatttcgaatttaatttaataaaaatcggactactctaataTATTCATTAGGTGGCTTTACAACCCGATTCTGGatttggccgacctcagcgtctccctcCACGCTCCTCTGCCCTtcgcgcgccttctccaatcggaaatacccagtgcagtcaggttctcctccacttcgtccttccatcggagctttggtcgtcccCATCGTCGTCACccgtagtcgaccctcgcttcaaacaccttctgagctggagattcttcatccatacgcacaacgtggccgagccagcgcagacgttgtatcgtgatgcgacggaccacgtccacgtcgtcgtacaactcgtacagctcgtggttcatccgaatacgaaagtcgtccccaatCCGAACGGGACCAAAGATTttgcgaagaatttttctctcgaacattccattttccattttcatcccgacagttagatgctccggtcttgaaaccttgtgtcagacggttgacttgttggtagaatttttgaacatcattcctgtcttgtaacacctcaagttcctcGCACGCTTGCTTTTCTTGCTCCCGTTTTCTCCGTCTGAAAAGTCgcctctcttccttccttttctccctgtaacTTCACACGTAGCTCGCGTTGCGCCAGACTGCagcgtttttctgtgggcggcgttttttgctgcgAAGCGACACGTCATACCTTTGGTTCCGTGTGTGTGGGGGCTTGAACCCAATGGTCGCAGACtagtgacgtcaagctttcgttACGTGATGGGGCCTTTGTTCTTCGCTCGGCATAACCGCATGCGTATCTTGGATGCGGCAACATGGCGGTCCGAGTCAATGTTGACTCCACGAAACGTACGCAGGTCCATCACGCTTGAGGCATGCCTTCCGTCTATCACAACGTGGTCAATCTGGTTGCGCGTCTTTTGATCAGGGGACAGCCATGTGGCGTTGTGGCTGTCGATGTGCCGAAATCTGGTGCTACTCACTACCATGTTTCGCGCCGCGGAGAAGTCAATCAGCCTGAGACCGTTGTTCGAGGTGGTCTCATGGAGGCTGAATAGACCGACGGTGGGGTCAAAGATGCGTTCGCGACCGACCTTTGCATTGAAGTCCCCGAGGATAAGCTTCCCGTCGTGGACTGGGCAGCGGTCGTATGTGTCCTCGAGTCTCGCGTAGAATGCATCCTTAACAGCAACGTCCTTCTCCTCCGTCGTTGCGTgcgagttatatgacacattatttaggggctcttacccaatttataaacaactttgagccgagagccaatttccaaataactctgacagacccgagataaacccgtggtcagctatttctctcaaccaggcctccgaatcactcccacccagatcaatttcacgcagcccaagtCAAACGGATGCtataaacatccagtccgctaacgtaaacaaaagatccccaaagcgagccccgagtccgttaacgtaaacaaaaagatccccaaagcggtccctaaaagattggacttcaaatttaattgtcaAATTACATcatcatattttccgactctctggagccattctctttatcaatttttggggataaattctcttaagccgaggtttgattattgatcattgaactagagatcagggagtccgtttttgagatcctcatcgagcagtagtacaaatcgagtaaaagtaaacgagcagtgaattaactaagttcgacctattaaaaaattgtagtagtgattaagtgattaataaataaaaataacatttttaaattaaatcactagtgagaaacttaattggcgcccaacgtggggccgtgcgattaaaaaattctaaaaaaaacaagctttaaaataaaaacaaaaaagttttaaagtgaaaaaaggaatttagcgcggccaataaaacccgatacaaccgacgaataaataaaaagtttgtgttgataaaaaaaactaaggtggaaattaattaatgaaataatccccttaaaatctcaaactacaaaatagtgatcgtaataTAAAtccactgctcggacaatagaaaaatcaaaaagcgacaaaaaatatttcatcaaaaaaataaacattgtgaaaatcaattttaaaaaaaatcttcaaaatcaacaaaaaaacattctaagaaaacaggctgaatGGCAATCCCTCgtcaaatattggaaaagaaggaagacctaattaaagaaggaagaccccgagacaatttaaaaacagaaaaaaaagaaggacgaccccaatcaggatcatcattcaggataaggacgaccccaacaggaaaaataacaacgaaaagagaaaaaaatacgggcgattcgtgagcgatactatttttatcatacattttttattattattattttatacaaatttgtaagaaaggaaacataaatatacaaagtggaagagttaatttcaatttttgaaagagttctcaaaatgccaaaaCCTttaacaagccagactggagcaaaaaaaaagactccacatgaatccgccccaagaaaatacaagccatcaggcattAACAAACATCaacatgttaaatgtaggagatttaattaagcaaattgtaaatcttgaattaaatccattaaaggagaagatcgttaacttaagatcgcagctttctcacaaaataaaaacggttgaggattatcagacagagattgtagatccgaatataaaatgcgacacatcttatgagatcatcaaatctgttagggaatataaaggtgaagaggataaatatgtaagctggagagaatcggcagaagtagccatggggcaatatgccagagggagtgaaagatattattctgccttatctatattacgaaacaaaataacaggaatggtaaacgacgccttaacccataacggtactgtattaaatttcgatgccatagtggccagacttgacttcgtctttagcgacaaacgaccaattcacattattgaacaggaattaagtgtattgagtcagggaaaattatccataatggattattatggtacagttaatagaaaattaactctgctaattaataaaactattatgacctacagtagaaacaaacctataacagcggaaatgaatgagaaacataggaagacagcgtgaatccacctgacctaccaaatgcaatggtcatagttcaggaactggaaagcaacaacatgagggctcatttcgcaaatagtttctctactactcagagaaaacatagcgagccaaactctagtggaaatggacaaacacatttcaaccacaagacaagacagcaaaacaatagttatagtaaccagcgaaacaataataatttaaggtttaatcatgacaactaccagaacaaaaatacttaaggttattataatcagaataaaaataattcttggaaccggggtagatttaataataaccaacaaaaacagtggaacacctataggcagccacaaaataatcctgaaccaatggaggtagacgagtctatccaggttcagagtaaggctaacaacggctttaatcaaggctatacaaaatatcaaaataataattatagtcagaacaagtgggatcaaataaaaaaatttgagacccagaacactcagcaaggccaagcccaaaataaatgGGTAcaaactggaactgttaaccaaccggctaacaagacgatgagattaaataacattgaggagaaccattttttagacaaaagtcaggagtaggcttaccctacttaattagaaaagatccaaaaataaataaaaaattaaaaatattaattgacactggggcaacctcgtgttaaataagaacaggaatttataaaaataagaacgagcttccaatttacaaaagagtatccacagtaaatggatattcaataactaaatattatcatatgataactatttttgatacgcgatatactttttatgaaatagatgggctagactcagatttactgatcggctataacctattaaaaaaaaataggagctgTAACTGATACAgataagggagtaattaaatataatggaatagaagaaaaattaaaatatgataacggaaacatattaagccaacattctttaacagaagaaaataccattcttccattaaaagaatttatattaaaaaaatgaaaaagctcaaatcagatccgaatctgaaatgggtaatcaaaacgaatctagtttgggaattaaaaatcctgaacgcgccgtcgttgagaaatccgacaaaaataaaagtttggaatataaaaattctgaacacgccgtcgttgaactatccgacaatcaaaaaataaacaacataaaaatatcgtctgcagatcaaagaaaagatctggagaacgaaatattaaatattatcaatgaggagcattcaaaaataaatatgcagattccatttaggacagacatccgcggtgaaataaacaccgtaaatgatagggccatttacagcaaacaatacccttatgttcaatcagcttcagattttgtaaattctgaaataaatcgaatgttaaatgaagaagttataaggccaagtagaagtccttataattcaccagtactagtagtaccaaaaaagggtttcaatgaagacggaactccaaaactcagactcgtaattgattataaaaaacttaatgaaaatacaataccagaaaaatatccaatgcaggacccttcagtgattttgtcaaatcttgggaaagttAAATACTTTggaacaattgacttggaatctggatgctcatgaatgaaccagacattcagaaaacctcattttcaataaacaacgggaaatacgaattacgaattacgttgtttcccacaatgtgataaaaaccgatcccgaaaaaatttctactatcgtaaaatatccgatacctaaaaatattcgagagcttagatgctccctaggccttacaggatattacagaaaatttgtgcaaaattacgcaaagatagctaaacttttaacaaaatatttagaaggccaaaacggcaaagtatcaaaaaaggcaccacgtaaaactttaatacagtttgatgattcagctgtaagagcttttaacgagctcaaatataatttaattgcacgAGTAGAACaagtacaaccagactataataagaaatttactctaacaacggacgcatctgacttagcaattggtgctgttctttctcaggaaggaaacccaattacatttatttcaaaaactctgacaaaaaccgaacaattatacgcaaccaataaaaaggaacttttagccattgtatgggctttaaaaatcttcgaaattaattatatggggttaacaacatcgagatctataccgatcataaacctctttcattttccatttctcaaaaaaatccaaatattgagatgaaagcTATTcatccaaaattatttacaagccaggatcaacaaatgttgttgcggacgctttgaatcggtctcagatcaaaatactcagcattctgcagagagtagttttgagaatgtaatacaagaaacccgaaaacccttaagccagtttaagcaacaattgctaatagcaacggggaggtatacaatacatgagtcgattaatgtattcggaaataatagacatataatagagtatgacactccagaaaatgtagtatcaatcttaagggaatatattccacccaatataacaataggagttcactgtactctagaagatttttacagaattcaaaaaccacttaaggacaattttataaataaattttataacaattttataaataaatttttatacacaagaacatttgtccaggatgtcgagaacgctgaagacagatctcttattatcacagaaactcatacagagctcatagagggcttgatgaaaagtataaacaaataactagactctattattggccaaatttatacaaaaagcttaaggagtttataaagaattgcactatctgcaatcaaaacaaatacaacaggctcccagtacagattcctatcggtcaagcaccaattccagaaagagaaggtgagaTATTGCaccttgacatattttacgcccaaaatcttatattcattacttgtatagattcgtattcgaaatacttagtggtaaaagaaatccctaataaactgaatatagaaaataaagtttcagaaattttacaacaatttccattagccaaatctttgatagataacgaaccaagtttatcttcatcccaatttaaatcatttgcacaaagaaatgggatatctttattctttacagatcctcgacatagtacgtctaacggacaaatagaaagggcacactctgccttaacagaaattgctcgctgcattaaagatgagcttaatttaattgattattccaaaattataattagagcagcacaaaaatataatttaacaattcattcaataaccaatcatcgtcCTTTTGATatgttatttaataaaaacacgatgatattcctaaattattgcagcaagcccaagagaaaatgttacattttcaaaataaagatagacaaaacAAGAATTAGGAGAAttaggagaggtaatttacgaaaaaaaacatggggaaaggaacaatcttaattctagatataaaaaacaagtagttaaggaaaacctcccaaataaagttattataaataacagaaaccgtacgattcataaagataatattaaataacttgtttcaaattacagataataatttcaataatgtacttattattgctggtagcaacaaccaaatccaaaattatggattacacgaaccataatttccttctttacaaggataccaaagatgttgtTATTTATGAAacacacgcagatttatttcatataactaatataagcttttatagagaaataattaatcttgaaacagaatttctaaagggtcacgacaacaagaattttctttgggaaatctcccacgatttagaaattatcaaaatacttctctctcaagttatacccagtagatcaaaaagaggcattaatgaaataggcaccatttggaaatggattgcgggaacaccagatcatgatgatttcataacagtccaaaataaaatcgatgatttaatacaaaataataacgatcaattcgcctttaaaaatcaagaaattccgcttagaaaatatcgtctgcgtttgcttacttacgatcttatgaatttaatggacacaattacacttgccaaaattgatgtatttaatactgaaattctaaacaatgatgatatactagaaatttataagcacgaagatagacctgtagttataacagaccttttagatatatctgaatttaaaatcgctttgcatcaagatcttattataatttacataaaataccctattattacggatcgttgtgacgtttacaattcaagatccatttcacataatgatggaaaattattaattgataatcacgtcgcaaaatgtagaaataagtaccatgtaatgtctaattttaagacagaaatatttaataattattgcacacttaacttagaaggctcttgttttactagattactaaatggagaaaactctacaaaaggatttttttttttaaaaatccgagaaaaaaataaaaatgtagatgtaatccaagatggagccatttttgtaaatggagaaaatacagttaatgacactcatttaaatgggtcatatttaataacttttaatggcaccactaaaattaataatatttccaatgtagacaataagatattggaatacatcacaactcgaaaatatacagattttttagtatccgaatatattatatctaatgattcggaactcacatattaacatactaaatccatttattcaaattaaacaaactcaaattccagttacgttaatattaatcatattcacatttatatattaaactattatgattataatcaaattcagaaaatttttaatattcaaaccatggcaaattcatatagaaattgaaccagaaaataatatttccgataatgaaataaataatatacccgacaatgaaaataccgtaaaagaaaatatcattgtcgaattaacccaacaattacattcaatatacccatcagttccaatgaatcgggacgattcaatttagaatggggggagttaaatgacacattatttaggggctcttacccaatttataaacaactttgagccgagagccaatttccaaataactctgacagacccgagataaacccgtgtCAGCTATTTCtctcaaccaggcctccgaatcactcccacccagatcaatttcacgcagcccaagtCAAACGGATGCtataaacatccagtccgctaacgtaaacaaaagatccccaaagcgagccccgagtccgttaacgtaaacaaaaagatccccaaagcggccCCTaaaagattggacttcaaatttaattgtcaaattacatcatcctattttccgactctcttgagccattctggtttgattattgatcattgaactagagatcagggagtccgtttttgagatcctcatcgagcagtagtacaaatcgagtaaaagtaaacgagcagtgaattaactaagttcgacccattaaaaaattgtagtagtgattaagtgattaataaataaaaataacatttttaaattaaatcactagtgagaaacttaattggcgcccaacgtggggccgtgcgattaaaaaattctaaaaaaaacaagctttaaaataaaaacaaaaaagttttaaagtgaaaaaaggaatttagcgcggccaataGAACCCGATACAActgacgaataaataaaaagtttgtgttgataaaaaaaactaaggtggaaattaattaatgaaataatccccttaaaatctcaaactacaaaatagtgatcgtaacataaattcactgctcggacaatagaaaaatcaaaaagcgacaaaaaatatttcatcaaaaaaataaacattgtgaaaatcaatttaaaaaaaaaaatcttcaaaatcaacaacaaagacattctcagaaaacaggctgaagggcaatccctcgtcaaatattggaaaagaaggaagacctaattaaagaaggaagaccccgagacaatttaaaaacagaaaaaaaagaaggacgaccccaatcaggatcatcattcaggataaggacgaccccaacaggaaaaataacaacgaaaagagaaaaaaatacgGGCGATTCGTGAGcggtactatttttatcatacattttttattattatcattttataaaaatttgtaagaaaggaaacataaatatacaaagtggaagagttaatttcaatttttgaaagagttctcaaaatgccaaaaCCTttaacaagccagactggagcaaaaaaaaagactccacatgaatccgccccaagaaaatacaagccatcaggcattAACAAACATCaacatgttaaatgtaggaggtttaattaagcaaattgtaaatcctgaattaaatccattaaaggagaagatcgttaacttaagatcgcagctttctcacaaaataaaaacggttgaggattatcagacagagattgtagatccgaatataaaatgcgacacatcttatgagatcatcaaatctgttagggaatataaaggtgaagaggataaatatgtaagctggagagaatcggcaaaagtagccatggggcaatatgccagagggagtgaaagatattattctgccttatctacattacgaaacaaaataacaggaatggtaaacgacgccttaacccataacggtactgtattaaatttcgatgccatagtggccagacttgacttcgtctttagcgacaaacgaccaattcacattattgaacaggaattaagtgtattgagtcagggaaaattatccataatggattattatggtacagttaatagaaaattaactctgctaattaataaaactattatgacctacagtagaaacaaacctataacagcggaaatgaatgagaaacataggaagacagcgtgaatccacctgacctaccaaatgcaatggtcatagttcaggaactggaaagcaacaacatgagggctcatttcgcaaatagtttctctactactcagagaaaacatagcgagccaaactctagtggaaatggacaaacacatttcaaccacaagacaagacagcaaaacaatagttatagtaaccagcgaaacaataataatttaaggtttaatcatgacaactaccagaacaaaaatacttaaggttattataatcagaataaaaataattcttggaaccggggtagatttaataataaccaacaaaaacagtggaacacctataggcagccacaaaataatcctgaaccaatggaggtagacgagtctatccaggttcagagtaaggctaacaacggctttaatcaaggctataataaatatcaaaataataattatagtcagaacaagtgggatcaaataaaaaaatttgagacccagaacactcagcaaggccaagcccaaaataaatgGGTACatactggaactgttaaccaaccggctaacaagacgatgagattaaataacattgaggagaaccattttttagacaaaagtcaggagtaggcttaccctacttaattagaaaagatccaaaaataaataaaaaattaaaaatattaattgacactggggcaacctcgtgttatataagaacaggaatt includes the following:
- the LOC122818728 gene encoding craniofacial development protein 2-like, whose amino-acid sequence is MEVAKDLLETKVIHSDNSRHERGSTANVINTAEIVDHKDDIQDVNKTMKLIEKDVAVKDAFYARLEDTYDRCPVHDGKLILGDFNAKVGRERIFDPTVGLFSLHETTSNNGLRLIDFSAARNMVVSSTRFRHIDSHNATWLSPDQKTRNQIDHVVIDGRHASSVMDLRTFRGVNIDSDRHVAASKIRMRLCRAKNKGPIT